A window from Cytobacillus sp. FSL H8-0458 encodes these proteins:
- a CDS encoding acyl-CoA thioesterase, with the protein MNSFNLEHIVSFEETNLVGNVYYANYVRWQGKCREMFLKEYSPDVLKRLSEGLYLVTTKVSCEYLSELFAFDRVQIRMYSGGTFHNKVKMKFEYWKMDEASKLTELVCRGEQEIACLQKQDNGSLAPIAVPDTFYKALKKFEVKK; encoded by the coding sequence ATGAACTCTTTCAATCTTGAACACATTGTTAGTTTTGAGGAAACCAACTTAGTTGGAAATGTGTATTATGCCAATTATGTTCGTTGGCAGGGCAAATGTCGGGAGATGTTTCTTAAAGAGTATTCTCCAGATGTTTTAAAGCGGCTGAGTGAAGGCTTGTATCTGGTCACTACCAAGGTTTCCTGTGAATATTTATCAGAACTATTTGCTTTTGATCGTGTACAGATCCGTATGTACTCAGGTGGTACATTTCACAATAAGGTAAAAATGAAATTTGAGTATTGGAAGATGGACGAGGCTTCTAAACTTACGGAATTGGTTTGCAGGGGAGAACAAGAGATTGCGTGTCTGCAGAAACAGGATAATGGTTCCTTAGCGCCTATTGCGGTCCCTGATACTTTTTATAAGGCATTAAAAAAATTTGAGGTGAAAAAATAA
- a CDS encoding SDR family NAD(P)-dependent oxidoreductase, with the protein MYKGIAIVGMACEYPDASNPKELWENVISRRRSFRKIPKERLNLKDYYSPDKSQIDKTYSNKAALIKNYSFDRVKFKISGPTYKNTDLTHWLALDVSERAIRDAGFNDSNIPKDRTGVLIGNSLTGEFSRANIMGLRWPYVQRVVESILEKESAFENRLDEVLGYIKKEYLKAFPTINEDTLAGGLSNTIAGRICNYFDLKGGGYTVDGACSSSLLAITKACSALENNELDLAIAGGVDLSIDPFEILGFARNGALAKDNMLVYDKESNGFWPGEGCGIVVLMRVEDAINAGFNPYAVIKGWGISSDGKGGITRPEVDGQVLALSRAYDKAGYDLDSVPYIEGHGTGTKYGDETELRTVSTLKKNNKHLSYIGSVKGNIGHTKAASGVAGLIKTVMALTHQVIPPATGCENPNPEFLNEESKLQITSVPILWPQNQPLRAGVSAMGFGGINTHITLENQTGLRRKEVDNQNAGLTFDHEIFVFGNSDKNGLIDEISSLMNEMEYMSFGEFGDFSAHLLQRYRKNDYLLTIVAKNPDDLYEKLKLAIEKIKHEDIFLSPEKEIYFGSKLNSNQKMAFLYPGQGSPIAKNLGVISDLDSSLIFEELNEDFLPKARENTQFAQPLITAMGIEGTRFLNNLGIEGDFGLGHSLGELTALAWGRSISNDTLYQLSTERGKLMESTPKGIMFSTNAPLEVIDKAIKNEQIDIAAVNHSEQIILSGDKDSGTRVLKKLESKGYSNTVLKVTRAFHSSLMKGISEKFEDTLKRTEIKQPRKKVVSTVSGEVIKEPSEIRSLLKKQLTDPVMFQDSVNSIEEQVDLFVEIGAGSTLTSIMNRITKKPVLSLNIGTNSIRNILNIMAAAIAIGKEVNLSTFLNGRKVKAYEKATSFFVNPCETVQEASLVVADNNRVEETVETSTLVKNKDRETSIDILMQIISEKTELPISAIKEDARMLDDLHLNSISVSQIVVETAKSLGKVPPVSPTDFANSAVKEISTYFDDDGNNHKESNFDHYPGVDSWIQSFQVKWKAEPPVDMVIKKGKGKWSSVTNNELAFKLLKQLNKSNIGRGILAYLEDPNDKTMVWNLIKELQKSKEQQRLVIIQNGDGLKSLGKSFYLENSNSTVCIIDAKLTEKNLPLILKEIQSSDGFVEVKYTSKNERRVPYLKVKPVTRKEKNPTLNEGDVLLVTGGAKGITAECARHLAKEKGVKLAILGRSKVTNDSEIAKNLSLLVQQDIEFKYISVDITNPDSVAEAVIDIEKNLGTIRGVVHAAGINKPKAITDLNYEDIEITIDTKVLGLKNVLSSIPNKDNLKLLITFGSIIGQSGMQGDAHYAIANELLRKETDMFSKEFPHVKTLCIEWSIWEGLGMGNRIGTLDQLKRKGIQPLKIDQGTKYFMHLVNHEVNSSSVVSAGRLGGLPTISLGRSEDIQFGRFLEEPLIEIDGVELITQAILDPETDKYLNDHILEHQKILPGVMALEAMSQISNALLGKKGMVPVFKNVRFNHPIIVNDIGTKIRICGLADGVNRVKVAIRSEDTNYSVNHVEGICQFVQNVQLTEEKSLDKVILLKDYRPRPSEDLYKHVLFQKGVFKNIEEINYLSSKKNISLIQNVKREKWFGGFLPNNLITKNIGTRDSIIHSLQASYPYQHLIPLSVKEIRIKPGMELHKHIKVVGNELEKKGDILTFNIQVSSLDGTIIETWDSLKLKVVGNEIGIKTWNPFLLGPYLERKLDEIIPEGNIQVFLDSNSLKKQQSMFAKQMVSNSKEVRKRLDGKPIVADDLFLSVSTMDNLVLAVSNTKNIGCDVEKVQKLPNEIWEDMLGKKHLQLANYLSKTLNEDLNTTATRAWTIFESIKKLGLPDHQPIAVKRVSGNMVELESGSVTIATTLVDIRTVSEPVVITIAAEVKI; encoded by the coding sequence ATGTACAAAGGAATTGCAATTGTAGGCATGGCATGTGAATATCCAGATGCCAGTAATCCAAAAGAGTTATGGGAGAATGTAATTTCTAGAAGAAGATCTTTCCGTAAGATTCCTAAAGAACGCTTGAATTTGAAGGATTACTATTCACCAGATAAGAGTCAAATAGACAAAACATACTCTAATAAGGCTGCGCTAATCAAAAATTATTCATTTGATAGAGTAAAGTTTAAAATATCAGGTCCAACATATAAAAATACCGATCTTACACACTGGCTGGCCCTTGATGTCTCTGAGCGAGCTATTAGAGATGCAGGATTTAATGACTCAAACATACCTAAAGATAGGACAGGGGTATTAATAGGGAACTCTTTGACGGGAGAATTTTCAAGAGCCAATATTATGGGGCTTCGATGGCCTTATGTTCAAAGAGTGGTTGAAAGCATATTAGAAAAAGAGAGTGCTTTTGAGAATCGTTTAGATGAAGTACTCGGATATATAAAAAAGGAATATTTAAAAGCATTTCCAACAATTAATGAGGATACTCTTGCAGGTGGCCTTTCCAATACAATAGCAGGCCGGATTTGTAATTATTTCGATTTAAAAGGTGGAGGATACACAGTAGATGGTGCTTGCAGTTCTTCGTTATTAGCAATTACAAAAGCTTGTTCAGCTCTGGAAAATAACGAATTAGATTTGGCTATTGCAGGTGGAGTTGACTTAAGTATCGATCCTTTTGAGATATTAGGTTTTGCTCGTAATGGTGCTTTAGCTAAAGACAATATGCTTGTCTATGATAAGGAATCTAATGGTTTTTGGCCAGGTGAGGGATGTGGGATTGTTGTTTTAATGAGAGTTGAAGATGCTATTAATGCGGGTTTTAACCCTTATGCAGTTATTAAGGGCTGGGGAATCTCCTCGGATGGTAAAGGCGGTATTACTAGACCAGAAGTTGATGGACAGGTCCTGGCATTAAGCAGAGCTTATGATAAAGCAGGCTATGACCTGGATAGTGTTCCTTATATTGAAGGGCACGGAACAGGTACAAAATATGGTGATGAAACTGAACTAAGGACGGTCTCTACATTAAAAAAGAATAACAAACATTTATCCTATATAGGTTCAGTAAAAGGGAACATCGGCCATACCAAAGCTGCTTCGGGTGTTGCTGGTTTAATTAAAACAGTTATGGCACTGACTCATCAGGTTATTCCACCGGCTACTGGCTGTGAGAATCCAAATCCTGAGTTCTTAAATGAAGAGTCTAAATTACAGATAACCTCAGTTCCTATTCTTTGGCCACAAAATCAGCCTTTACGTGCTGGTGTAAGTGCAATGGGATTTGGTGGGATTAACACCCACATCACATTAGAAAACCAAACAGGCTTAAGAAGAAAAGAGGTGGATAACCAGAATGCAGGTTTAACTTTTGATCATGAGATTTTTGTTTTTGGCAATTCCGATAAAAATGGATTAATAGATGAAATTTCTTCCTTAATGAACGAGATGGAATATATGTCTTTTGGGGAGTTTGGGGATTTTTCTGCGCATTTATTACAAAGGTACCGAAAAAACGATTACCTTCTTACAATCGTTGCAAAGAATCCCGATGATTTGTATGAAAAACTGAAATTGGCAATTGAAAAAATAAAACATGAAGATATTTTTCTATCACCTGAGAAAGAAATATATTTTGGTTCAAAATTAAATTCAAATCAAAAAATGGCATTTTTATATCCGGGGCAGGGTTCACCGATAGCAAAAAACCTAGGAGTTATTAGTGATCTTGATTCCAGCTTAATATTTGAGGAACTAAATGAAGACTTTCTGCCTAAAGCTAGGGAAAATACTCAGTTCGCACAACCGCTAATAACTGCGATGGGAATAGAGGGTACTCGTTTTCTAAATAACCTGGGAATAGAGGGTGACTTTGGATTAGGACATAGTTTAGGGGAATTAACTGCATTGGCTTGGGGACGAAGTATTTCTAATGACACTCTTTACCAGCTATCCACGGAGAGAGGAAAGTTAATGGAGAGTACACCTAAAGGAATTATGTTTTCAACAAATGCGCCGCTTGAGGTAATCGATAAAGCAATTAAGAATGAACAAATAGACATAGCGGCTGTTAATCATTCCGAACAGATTATCTTATCTGGAGACAAAGATTCTGGAACACGAGTCCTGAAAAAACTTGAAAGCAAAGGTTATTCCAACACTGTACTTAAAGTAACCAGAGCATTCCATTCAAGTTTAATGAAGGGGATAAGTGAAAAATTTGAGGATACCTTGAAGAGGACAGAGATAAAGCAGCCAAGGAAGAAAGTCGTCTCAACTGTTTCTGGAGAGGTTATAAAGGAACCATCAGAGATTCGGTCATTATTAAAAAAGCAGCTAACAGATCCAGTAATGTTTCAAGACTCAGTAAATTCAATTGAAGAACAAGTAGATTTATTTGTAGAGATAGGTGCTGGATCAACATTAACCAGTATTATGAACCGGATAACCAAGAAACCTGTTTTATCGCTAAATATTGGAACTAATAGCATACGTAACATACTCAATATTATGGCTGCTGCGATTGCAATAGGTAAGGAAGTTAATCTTTCGACATTCCTAAATGGGAGAAAAGTAAAAGCTTATGAAAAGGCAACGAGCTTTTTTGTAAATCCATGCGAAACGGTCCAAGAGGCATCTCTAGTGGTGGCAGATAATAATCGGGTAGAAGAGACTGTTGAAACTAGTACCTTGGTTAAAAACAAAGACCGTGAAACATCAATTGATATTTTAATGCAAATTATCTCTGAGAAGACTGAGTTACCAATTAGTGCAATAAAAGAAGATGCCCGTATGCTTGATGATTTGCATCTTAACTCAATTTCTGTAAGCCAAATTGTTGTGGAAACTGCCAAAAGCCTAGGCAAGGTTCCACCAGTTTCGCCAACTGATTTCGCAAATTCTGCCGTAAAAGAGATAAGTACTTACTTTGACGATGATGGTAATAACCATAAAGAAAGTAACTTCGATCACTATCCAGGTGTTGATTCTTGGATCCAATCATTTCAAGTGAAATGGAAAGCCGAGCCGCCAGTAGACATGGTGATAAAAAAGGGCAAAGGAAAATGGAGCTCTGTAACAAATAACGAATTGGCATTCAAACTTTTAAAGCAACTAAATAAATCCAACATTGGAAGAGGAATTTTAGCATATCTCGAAGATCCAAATGATAAAACGATGGTTTGGAATCTTATAAAAGAACTCCAAAAAAGTAAAGAGCAGCAAAGGCTTGTCATTATACAAAATGGGGATGGATTAAAGTCTTTAGGGAAGTCATTTTACCTTGAAAATTCCAATTCAACAGTTTGTATTATAGATGCAAAACTAACAGAGAAAAACCTTCCGCTTATATTAAAAGAAATTCAATCATCTGATGGTTTTGTTGAGGTGAAATACACTTCGAAAAATGAAAGAAGAGTTCCATATCTAAAGGTAAAACCGGTAACACGGAAAGAAAAGAACCCTACATTAAATGAAGGAGATGTACTCTTAGTAACCGGTGGAGCCAAGGGAATTACAGCTGAATGTGCGAGACACCTAGCTAAAGAAAAAGGAGTTAAATTAGCCATCTTAGGAAGATCAAAAGTTACAAATGACAGTGAAATAGCCAAGAACTTAAGTCTACTCGTTCAACAAGATATTGAATTCAAATATATAAGTGTTGATATTACAAACCCTGACTCGGTTGCAGAAGCTGTAATAGATATTGAAAAAAACCTGGGAACAATCAGAGGAGTAGTCCATGCTGCAGGGATTAATAAACCCAAAGCCATTACAGATTTAAATTATGAAGATATAGAGATTACGATTGATACGAAAGTTTTAGGCTTGAAGAATGTTTTAAGCAGCATTCCAAATAAGGACAATTTAAAACTGTTAATTACGTTTGGGTCGATTATTGGTCAGTCTGGGATGCAAGGAGATGCTCATTATGCGATAGCAAATGAGTTGCTTAGGAAAGAAACAGATATGTTTTCTAAGGAGTTTCCGCATGTAAAGACTCTCTGTATTGAATGGTCTATATGGGAAGGTTTAGGGATGGGAAATCGAATTGGAACTTTAGACCAGTTAAAGAGAAAAGGAATCCAGCCATTAAAAATTGATCAAGGTACTAAATATTTTATGCATTTAGTTAATCACGAAGTAAATTCATCCAGTGTAGTTAGTGCTGGCAGATTAGGTGGATTGCCTACAATCTCACTTGGACGCTCAGAGGATATTCAGTTTGGGCGATTTTTAGAAGAACCACTAATAGAAATTGATGGAGTGGAACTTATCACACAAGCAATACTTGATCCTGAAACTGACAAGTATTTGAATGATCATATACTTGAACATCAGAAAATACTCCCGGGTGTAATGGCACTAGAAGCAATGTCTCAAATCTCTAATGCACTATTAGGGAAAAAGGGAATGGTTCCGGTATTTAAAAATGTTCGGTTCAATCATCCAATTATAGTAAATGATATCGGAACTAAAATTAGAATTTGCGGCCTTGCAGATGGAGTCAACAGGGTTAAAGTGGCCATTAGATCTGAAGACACAAATTACTCAGTTAATCATGTCGAAGGTATATGTCAATTTGTACAAAATGTTCAACTTACAGAAGAGAAGAGTCTTGATAAGGTTATTCTCCTAAAAGACTACCGACCAAGACCATCTGAAGACTTATATAAACACGTATTATTTCAAAAAGGTGTATTTAAAAATATTGAAGAAATCAATTACCTTTCTTCAAAGAAGAATATTTCTCTCATTCAAAATGTTAAAAGAGAAAAGTGGTTTGGTGGATTCCTACCTAATAACTTGATCACAAAAAATATAGGAACAAGAGACTCTATTATTCATTCCCTGCAGGCATCATATCCTTATCAACACCTCATACCACTGTCGGTAAAGGAGATAAGAATTAAGCCAGGAATGGAACTTCATAAACATATTAAAGTAGTTGGGAATGAACTTGAGAAGAAAGGTGACATATTAACCTTTAATATTCAAGTCAGTTCTTTAGATGGCACCATAATAGAAACTTGGGATTCATTAAAACTAAAAGTTGTCGGTAATGAAATCGGCATTAAGACATGGAATCCTTTTCTACTAGGCCCTTACTTAGAAAGAAAGCTGGATGAGATTATTCCTGAAGGAAATATCCAGGTGTTTTTGGATTCCAATTCCTTAAAAAAACAGCAAAGTATGTTCGCTAAACAAATGGTGTCAAATTCTAAAGAAGTTAGGAAACGTTTAGACGGAAAACCTATTGTTGCAGATGACCTCTTCTTATCTGTTTCTACTATGGATAATTTAGTTTTGGCCGTTTCAAACACTAAGAATATTGGCTGTGATGTTGAAAAGGTTCAAAAGCTGCCAAATGAGATATGGGAAGATATGTTGGGTAAAAAACATCTTCAACTAGCAAACTATTTATCAAAAACATTAAATGAAGATTTAAATACAACTGCCACCAGGGCTTGGACAATATTTGAGTCTATTAAGAAGCTAGGTTTGCCAGATCATCAACCAATTGCAGTTAAGAGGGTAAGCGGGAACATGGTAGAGCTGGAGTCCGGTTCAGTTACTATAGCTACCACTTTGGTAGACATCAGAACTGTCAGCGAACCAGTTGTAATCACTATTGCAGCGGAGGTAAAAATATGA
- a CDS encoding enediyne biosynthesis protein UnbU codes for MSPRIKALRAFGTAITVLNILGHTVLGFEQSFIQLLTAVFTAYLVEVIIEFADSKVNKRKPAYHGGLSNKIDFLIPAHISGLAIGMLVYANNEVLPFAFAASIAIVTKTIFQVSIQGTKKHFLNPSNTGIAVTLLLFPWISIAPPYHFTENLKDEWDIIFPLIILILGSMLNIRLTKKGPLIAAWLGGFVLQALIRSIFTDSSLISALLPMTGLAFLLFTFYMVTDPGTTPFKRRNQIVFGFSVAAVYGVLMIFDVVFTLFFSLFIVCLVRGCYHFIKSLLSLKNQKLEECRVCTKELQL; via the coding sequence ATGAGTCCACGTATAAAAGCGTTGCGGGCCTTTGGAACAGCAATAACAGTCTTGAATATTTTAGGGCATACCGTATTGGGATTTGAGCAATCCTTTATTCAATTACTTACAGCTGTATTCACAGCTTATTTAGTAGAAGTAATTATTGAGTTTGCAGATTCAAAGGTGAATAAAAGAAAACCGGCTTACCATGGAGGGTTAAGTAATAAAATCGATTTTCTAATTCCCGCACATATTTCTGGCCTGGCTATAGGTATGCTTGTGTATGCGAATAATGAAGTTTTGCCATTTGCTTTTGCAGCATCAATAGCCATAGTAACAAAAACAATTTTTCAAGTTAGTATTCAAGGAACGAAAAAACATTTTCTGAATCCATCTAATACAGGCATAGCGGTAACTCTACTGCTTTTTCCATGGATATCAATCGCGCCTCCATATCATTTCACTGAAAATCTAAAGGATGAATGGGATATTATTTTCCCTTTAATTATTTTGATTTTAGGGTCCATGCTAAATATTCGTTTAACCAAAAAAGGACCTTTAATTGCTGCATGGCTTGGTGGATTTGTTCTTCAAGCCCTAATCCGAAGTATCTTTACTGATAGTTCTTTAATTAGTGCTTTACTGCCAATGACAGGTCTTGCATTCCTTTTGTTCACCTTTTATATGGTAACAGACCCTGGGACTACGCCTTTTAAAAGAAGGAATCAGATAGTATTCGGTTTCTCAGTTGCTGCAGTATATGGGGTTCTCATGATTTTTGATGTTGTATTTACGCTTTTCTTTTCATTATTTATTGTTTGCCTGGTGAGAGGCTGTTATCACTTTATTAAATCTTTATTGAGTCTTAAAAACCAAAAATTAGAGGAGTGTAGGGTATGTACAAAGGAATTGCAATTGTAG
- a CDS encoding CRTAC1 family protein, which produces MLTINSTIKKFIAIMISTMLLLAVYFSRDTEAIENQIEFKEVVINGDIGHEEQQFREVNPNYRNIQSWVSSVGAAVAINDINGDGFSNDLCMVDPRFNNVTVQSLIGEYEKFQLDSTTNQTAAPMGCVPADINEDGRQDIVVYYWGRSPIAFIQKETSGPLSSESFQPKEIVKNVEMYSNALTFSDIDGDGHLDMVVGNYFPDSSEVLNKNSVKKPLMQDSMSQAFNGGKNRIYLWSENQGDYLYKDVSSQVPDELLSGWTLGIGAADLNKDGLPDIYAANDFGPDRLLLNKSTPGRINFTPLNGKKDWKTPKSEILGLDSFKGMGVEFVDLNRDGWLDILVSNIAEEYALMETHFAFINTGKWEQVEKGIAPFENQSVELGLNKSSWGWDIKSGDFNNDGKNEVIQATGFIRGEKEKWHELQELATINDELLKYPDSWPKFLPGTDISGKTENAFFIQNTKGRYGNQSDVFGTSEQKVGRGIAIADVNGDGLLDFALANQWDQSSFYLNKSKSAGNFIGLDIAYLTDQNQDSLKFTEGKDSAKKRHAVGASIEVYLPNNEILLAEIDGGSGHSGKRSHEIHFGIGDINKKKYPARIKWRDGNGVLQEKNIEVTLGWQTIWLPMEKGGK; this is translated from the coding sequence ATGCTCACTATAAATTCAACCATAAAAAAGTTTATAGCAATTATGATCAGCACTATGTTATTACTTGCTGTCTATTTTTCTAGGGATACCGAGGCTATTGAAAATCAAATTGAATTTAAAGAGGTGGTTATAAATGGAGACATAGGACATGAAGAGCAACAGTTTCGTGAAGTTAACCCTAATTATCGGAATATTCAATCCTGGGTTTCGTCGGTTGGTGCTGCAGTAGCTATAAACGACATTAATGGGGATGGTTTTTCTAATGATTTGTGCATGGTTGATCCACGTTTTAACAACGTCACAGTTCAATCGTTAATTGGTGAATATGAGAAATTTCAGCTTGATAGTACAACTAATCAAACTGCTGCACCAATGGGGTGTGTGCCTGCAGATATTAACGAGGATGGGCGCCAGGATATAGTTGTTTACTATTGGGGAAGGTCCCCCATAGCATTCATTCAAAAAGAGACTTCCGGTCCACTTTCAAGTGAATCCTTTCAACCAAAAGAAATTGTAAAAAATGTTGAAATGTACTCAAACGCTCTTACTTTTTCTGATATTGACGGTGATGGTCACTTAGATATGGTGGTAGGAAACTATTTTCCAGATTCTTCAGAGGTACTAAATAAAAATAGTGTTAAAAAACCATTAATGCAGGATTCAATGTCACAAGCTTTTAACGGGGGAAAGAATCGGATTTACTTATGGTCAGAGAATCAAGGCGATTATTTGTATAAAGATGTTTCAAGCCAAGTCCCAGATGAACTGCTAAGTGGTTGGACATTAGGAATAGGTGCAGCTGACCTAAATAAGGATGGTTTACCTGATATTTATGCTGCCAACGATTTTGGCCCGGATAGATTACTATTGAACAAATCTACGCCAGGGAGGATTAATTTCACACCATTGAATGGGAAAAAAGATTGGAAAACACCTAAATCAGAAATATTAGGTTTGGATTCCTTTAAAGGCATGGGAGTTGAATTTGTAGACCTAAATCGAGATGGTTGGTTAGATATCTTGGTAAGTAACATAGCAGAAGAATATGCTCTTATGGAAACTCACTTTGCCTTTATCAACACTGGAAAGTGGGAACAAGTCGAGAAAGGGATTGCCCCATTTGAAAATCAAAGTGTTGAGTTAGGTCTAAATAAGAGTTCTTGGGGATGGGATATTAAATCTGGTGATTTTAATAATGATGGTAAAAATGAAGTCATTCAAGCAACAGGTTTTATTCGGGGAGAGAAGGAAAAATGGCATGAGCTACAGGAGTTAGCAACTATCAACGATGAGCTTTTAAAATACCCAGATTCATGGCCGAAGTTTTTACCTGGTACAGACATAAGTGGAAAGACTGAAAATGCCTTTTTTATTCAAAATACCAAAGGCAGGTATGGTAATCAGTCCGACGTCTTTGGCACTAGTGAACAGAAAGTGGGTCGCGGTATTGCAATCGCTGATGTTAATGGCGATGGATTATTAGACTTTGCTTTAGCTAATCAATGGGATCAATCTTCTTTTTACCTTAATAAATCCAAAAGTGCAGGTAATTTTATAGGTTTAGATATTGCCTATTTAACAGACCAAAATCAAGATTCCCTAAAATTCACAGAAGGTAAAGACTCGGCTAAAAAGCGGCATGCAGTTGGGGCCTCTATAGAAGTGTACCTGCCCAATAATGAAATACTTCTAGCTGAGATTGATGGGGGAAGTGGACATTCAGGCAAAAGAAGTCATGAAATTCATTTTGGAATAGGAGACATTAACAAGAAAAAGTATCCCGCTCGCATTAAATGGAGAGATGGAAATGGTGTACTTCAAGAAAAAAATATAGAAGTAACACTAGGATGGCAAACGATATGGCTGCCCATGGAAAAGGGGGGAAAATAA
- a CDS encoding DUF1702 family protein, translated as MFSQLLKISYDNVLVKNRGFQVKEKRVKDKLEQIGETFLDGYHAVVEDPVNFTKKLEVFSLEFKGFAYEGAGMALKLLDLFYFNKGRFQDFTKHEGAAHSYMLHVGAGWSYAKLPMFPKRDFQKQHPIYKWLIVDGMGFYFGYFHWDKFKNGMKAPGKIKSGSYMENAFFQGVGRSLWFVFGANIEAVSAAINSFPTNLHNDLWSGVGLASAYAGGLKHASYSDIRKFAGDNLAAYMQGVAFANTARIEASTPAAHTAITSLAMCNMNPVQISNLTHLSLEEAKKLNNQTPIYQNWRAILQQHLAKGVPVKCSL; from the coding sequence ATGTTCAGTCAACTTTTAAAAATTTCTTATGACAACGTTTTAGTAAAGAATAGGGGATTTCAAGTTAAAGAGAAGCGTGTTAAAGACAAACTCGAACAAATAGGAGAGACCTTTTTAGATGGATACCATGCAGTAGTAGAAGATCCGGTAAATTTCACTAAAAAATTAGAAGTATTCTCTTTAGAGTTTAAAGGTTTTGCATATGAGGGAGCAGGTATGGCATTAAAACTATTAGATTTATTTTATTTTAATAAAGGAAGATTCCAAGATTTCACCAAACATGAGGGAGCTGCCCATTCATATATGCTTCATGTTGGAGCGGGCTGGAGTTATGCTAAGCTTCCTATGTTTCCTAAGAGAGATTTTCAAAAACAACATCCAATTTATAAATGGCTAATTGTAGATGGGATGGGATTTTATTTCGGTTATTTTCACTGGGATAAGTTTAAAAATGGAATGAAAGCTCCTGGAAAGATAAAAAGTGGTTCGTATATGGAAAATGCTTTTTTTCAAGGAGTGGGCAGAAGTTTATGGTTTGTATTCGGAGCCAATATAGAAGCCGTGTCTGCTGCAATAAACAGTTTTCCAACCAATTTACACAACGATTTATGGAGTGGAGTAGGACTGGCTTCAGCTTATGCCGGAGGCTTAAAGCATGCAAGCTACAGTGATATTCGAAAGTTTGCGGGTGACAATTTGGCCGCTTATATGCAAGGGGTAGCCTTTGCAAATACAGCACGTATAGAAGCTTCTACTCCAGCGGCCCATACAGCTATTACCAGCTTAGCCATGTGTAATATGAATCCAGTTCAAATATCAAATTTAACTCATTTGTCACTTGAGGAAGCAAAAAAACTTAATAACCAAACTCCTATTTATCAAAATTGGAGGGCTATTTTACAGCAACATTTAGCGAAAGGAGTACCAGTTAAATGCTCACTATAA
- a CDS encoding helix-turn-helix domain-containing protein: MQKESNQRHEGTHMPFNRLLKQARQGDKSAMESIIFLFDDEIQHLSSFLRIPREEAVQSLRTELIGLVKNA; this comes from the coding sequence ATGCAAAAGGAAAGCAATCAAAGACATGAAGGAACACATATGCCATTTAATAGACTCTTAAAACAAGCTAGACAAGGTGATAAAAGTGCAATGGAGAGTATTATATTTCTTTTTGATGATGAAATCCAACATTTATCTAGTTTTTTGAGAATACCTAGAGAGGAAGCAGTTCAATCATTGAGGACCGAGCTTATTGGGTTGGTGAAAAATGCATAA
- a CDS encoding sigma factor-like helix-turn-helix DNA-binding protein, whose product MTCCLETTDKETFSKLLKRAAWRIQYKIKTVKNKEIEMEESIPLGITQNFEDEVISRIFIEELLSSIPNLRNRSIIRKIILEGYTEKEVASELNISQQAVNKCKRKAIKDMKEHICHLIDS is encoded by the coding sequence ATGACTTGTTGTCTTGAAACAACGGATAAAGAAACTTTTTCCAAACTCCTAAAAAGAGCAGCTTGGAGGATCCAATACAAAATAAAGACTGTTAAAAACAAAGAAATTGAAATGGAGGAAAGTATCCCATTAGGTATTACACAAAATTTTGAAGATGAAGTAATATCAAGGATTTTTATTGAAGAGTTACTAAGCTCGATACCAAATCTAAGAAACAGAAGCATCATCAGAAAAATTATCTTAGAAGGATATACAGAAAAAGAAGTAGCTAGTGAACTAAATATTAGTCAACAGGCGGTGAACAAATGCAAAAGGAAAGCAATCAAAGACATGAAGGAACACATATGCCATTTAATAGACTCTTAA
- a CDS encoding YvrJ family protein, with protein sequence MEDIQAWITVMGNFGFPVVVSIYLLVRFEKKIETLGSTIQELGEIIRSTKT encoded by the coding sequence ATGGAAGATATTCAGGCTTGGATCACCGTGATGGGTAACTTTGGATTTCCGGTAGTCGTTTCCATCTATTTGTTGGTTAGGTTTGAGAAAAAGATAGAAACCTTAGGGTCAACCATTCAAGAATTAGGGGAAATCATCAGAAGTACCAAAACTTAG